The following proteins are co-located in the Labrys monachus genome:
- a CDS encoding ABC transporter ATP-binding protein, whose product MDGPGAPAAGGAAIRVDGVSKFFRRTKSSDPQAALLEASLTIGAGTFTCLVGPSGCGKSTLLNMIGGFLFPDQGSVTVDGRPIRGPGADRGMIFQEPTLFSWLTVRDNVLFGPKAQGRLSARTLAECDELLAVVGLQHFRDHCPHQLSGGMKQRLAIARALINRPGVLLMDEPFGALDAITRSHMQDFLLDLWTTHRTTIVFVTHDVEESVLLADRVVVMSPRPGRIAAVVDIDIARPRSTLAVDAPEQVAARRVVRSHLAGAEHHV is encoded by the coding sequence ATGGACGGACCGGGCGCACCGGCAGCCGGGGGCGCGGCGATCCGCGTCGACGGCGTCAGCAAGTTCTTCCGGCGGACGAAGTCGTCCGATCCGCAGGCGGCGCTGCTGGAGGCGTCGCTCACCATCGGGGCGGGGACCTTCACCTGCCTCGTCGGTCCCTCGGGGTGCGGAAAATCGACGCTGCTGAACATGATCGGCGGCTTCCTGTTTCCCGACCAGGGCTCGGTCACCGTCGACGGCAGGCCGATACGCGGCCCCGGCGCCGACCGCGGCATGATCTTCCAGGAGCCGACGCTCTTCTCCTGGCTGACGGTGCGGGACAATGTGCTGTTCGGGCCCAAGGCCCAAGGCAGGCTCTCCGCCCGGACCCTCGCCGAATGCGACGAGCTGCTCGCCGTCGTCGGGCTCCAGCATTTCCGCGACCATTGCCCGCACCAGCTTTCGGGCGGCATGAAGCAGCGCCTCGCCATCGCCCGGGCGCTGATCAACCGCCCGGGCGTCCTGCTGATGGACGAGCCCTTCGGCGCGCTCGATGCCATCACCCGCAGCCACATGCAGGATTTCCTGCTCGACCTGTGGACGACACACCGCACCACCATCGTCTTCGTCACCCATGACGTGGAGGAATCGGTGCTTCTCGCCGACCGCGTGGTGGTGATGTCGCCCCGTCCCGGCCGCATCGCCGCGGTGGTCGACATCGACATTGCGCGGCCGCGTTCGACTCTGGCGGTGGATGCGCCCGAGCAGGTGGCGGCCCGCCGGGTCGTCCGCAGCCATCTCGCAGGGGCCGAACACCATGTCTGA
- a CDS encoding homoserine kinase — translation MAVYTEINDEELAHFVAQYDIGAVLACKGIAEGVENTNYLLRTEKGAYILTLYEKRVKREDLPFFIELMKHLSARGVTCPTPIRRRDGEVLGQLAGRPAAMVSFLEGIWIKRPGVEHCGAVGRALAAMHNAALDFPMRRPNALSLAGWQALAAQAEPRADSVLPGLAAAIAGELAFHEAHWPRDLPAGVIHADLFPDNVFFLRGRLSGLIDFYFACTDLLAYDVAICLNAWCFETDHAYNATKGRALLAGYRAVRPLSAPELEALPVLARGSALRFMLTRLVDWLNVPAGALVKPKDPLEYWKKLRFHQHVASVAEYGFEP, via the coding sequence ATGGCCGTCTACACCGAGATCAACGACGAGGAACTCGCCCATTTCGTCGCGCAATACGATATCGGCGCCGTGCTCGCCTGCAAGGGCATCGCCGAGGGCGTCGAGAACACCAATTACCTGCTGCGCACCGAGAAGGGCGCCTATATCCTCACCCTCTATGAAAAGCGGGTGAAGCGCGAGGACCTGCCCTTCTTCATCGAGCTGATGAAACATCTGTCGGCGCGCGGCGTGACCTGCCCGACACCGATCCGCCGCCGGGACGGCGAGGTGCTGGGGCAACTGGCCGGCCGCCCGGCCGCCATGGTCAGCTTCCTCGAAGGCATCTGGATCAAGCGCCCCGGCGTCGAGCATTGCGGCGCCGTCGGCCGAGCCCTCGCGGCGATGCACAACGCCGCCCTGGATTTTCCGATGCGCCGGCCCAACGCGCTGTCGCTGGCCGGCTGGCAGGCGCTCGCCGCGCAGGCCGAGCCCCGGGCCGACAGCGTCCTGCCGGGGCTCGCCGCCGCCATCGCCGGGGAACTCGCCTTCCACGAGGCGCATTGGCCGCGCGATCTGCCGGCGGGCGTCATCCATGCCGATCTCTTCCCCGACAATGTGTTCTTCCTGAGGGGCCGGCTTTCCGGCCTCATCGACTTCTATTTCGCCTGCACCGACCTCCTCGCCTATGACGTCGCGATCTGCCTCAATGCCTGGTGCTTCGAGACGGACCACGCCTACAATGCCACCAAGGGGCGCGCGCTGCTCGCCGGCTACCGCGCCGTGCGGCCGCTGTCGGCGCCGGAGTTGGAGGCGCTGCCGGTGCTGGCGCGCGGTTCGGCGCTGCGCTTCATGCTCACGCGGCTGGTCGATTGGCTCAACGTGCCCGCCGGCGCGCTGGTCAAGCCTAAGGATCCCTTGGAATATTGGAAGAAGCTGCGCTTCCACCAGCATGTGGCCAGCGTCGCCGAATATGGGTTCGAGCCATGA
- a CDS encoding ATP-binding cassette domain-containing protein produces the protein MAETASSSAPILEARDIIKRYGHVVALDGVDFELRRGEILAVVGDNGAGKSSLIKALTGALKPDSGEILLDGQPVQFKGPLDARYRGIETVYQDLAVAPALDIASNLFLGRELRMPGIFGSVFRRLDKRRMREEARKAMAELKFRLPSIYNAVENLSGGQRQGVAVARAALFAKKLVIMDEPTAALGVRETGQVLELIRTIRERGLPVVLISHNMPNVFELADRIHIMRLGKRAAVVSPKTHSMADVVAIMTGAAKVEDFSKTAG, from the coding sequence ATGGCCGAAACAGCTTCTTCCTCGGCCCCCATCCTCGAAGCGCGCGACATCATCAAGCGCTACGGCCATGTCGTCGCGCTCGACGGCGTCGATTTCGAGCTTCGGCGCGGCGAGATCCTCGCCGTGGTCGGCGACAACGGCGCCGGCAAGAGTTCGCTGATCAAGGCGCTTACCGGCGCCCTCAAGCCGGACAGCGGCGAGATCCTGCTCGACGGCCAGCCCGTGCAGTTCAAGGGACCGCTCGACGCCCGCTATCGCGGCATCGAGACGGTCTATCAGGACCTCGCCGTGGCGCCCGCCCTCGACATCGCCAGCAATCTCTTTCTCGGCCGCGAATTGCGCATGCCCGGCATTTTCGGCTCGGTCTTCCGCCGGCTCGACAAGAGGCGCATGCGCGAGGAGGCGCGCAAGGCGATGGCGGAGCTGAAATTCCGCCTGCCCTCGATCTACAATGCGGTGGAGAACCTTTCGGGCGGCCAGCGCCAGGGCGTCGCCGTGGCGCGGGCGGCGCTGTTCGCCAAGAAGCTGGTGATAATGGACGAGCCGACGGCGGCGCTCGGCGTGCGCGAGACCGGGCAGGTGCTCGAACTCATCCGCACCATCCGCGAGCGCGGCCTGCCGGTGGTGCTGATCAGCCACAACATGCCGAACGTGTTCGAACTGGCCGACCGCATCCACATCATGCGCCTCGGCAAGCGGGCGGCGGTCGTTAGCCCGAAGACCCATTCGATGGCCGACGTCGTGGCGATCATGACCGGCGCCGCCAAGGTCGAGGACTTCTCGAAGACGGCGGGCTGA
- the ispH gene encoding 4-hydroxy-3-methylbut-2-enyl diphosphate reductase: MTAEKPPLSILLCSPRGFCAGVVRAIDAVERALKLYGAPVYVRHEIVHNKYVVESLKAKGAIFVEELDEIPSTDAPVIFSAHGVAKTVPAVAQTRNLFAIDATCPLVTKVHREAEIHFKRGREIILVGHAGHPEVVGTMGQLPAGAVRLIERVEDIAGFVPRNPDALAFVTQTTLSVDDTREIVEALRARFPAIVGPHKEDICYATTNRQEAVKAVAPRVEAMIVVGAPNSSNSQRLREVAERAGCPIAVLTQRAVDIDWTLFGGLASLGIAAGASAPEVLVEEILDAFAQRYTLSVETVSTADESVFFPLPRDLREAALS, from the coding sequence ATGACTGCCGAAAAACCACCGCTGTCGATTTTGCTCTGCTCGCCCCGCGGCTTCTGCGCCGGCGTGGTGCGGGCGATCGACGCCGTCGAGCGCGCGCTCAAGCTCTATGGCGCGCCGGTCTATGTGCGTCACGAGATCGTGCACAACAAATATGTCGTCGAGAGCCTCAAGGCGAAGGGGGCGATCTTCGTCGAGGAGCTCGACGAGATACCGTCGACCGACGCGCCGGTGATCTTCTCGGCCCATGGGGTGGCGAAGACGGTGCCGGCCGTGGCGCAGACGCGCAATCTCTTCGCCATCGACGCCACATGCCCGCTCGTCACCAAGGTGCATCGCGAGGCGGAGATCCATTTCAAGCGCGGCCGCGAGATCATCCTCGTCGGCCATGCCGGTCATCCGGAAGTCGTCGGCACCATGGGCCAGCTGCCCGCCGGTGCGGTGCGGCTGATCGAGCGGGTGGAGGATATCGCCGGTTTCGTGCCCCGCAATCCCGATGCGCTGGCCTTCGTGACCCAGACCACCCTGTCCGTCGACGACACGCGCGAGATCGTCGAGGCGCTGCGGGCGCGTTTTCCCGCCATCGTCGGCCCGCACAAGGAAGACATCTGCTACGCCACGACCAACAGGCAGGAGGCCGTCAAGGCGGTGGCGCCGCGGGTCGAGGCGATGATCGTGGTGGGTGCCCCCAATTCCTCCAATTCGCAGCGGCTGCGCGAAGTGGCGGAGCGGGCGGGATGTCCGATCGCCGTGCTGACGCAGCGGGCCGTCGACATCGACTGGACGCTTTTCGGCGGCCTGGCCTCGCTCGGCATCGCCGCGGGCGCCTCGGCGCCGGAGGTGCTGGTGGAGGAGATCCTCGACGCCTTCGCCCAGCGCTACACCCTCAGCGTGGAGACGGTGTCGACGGCGGACGAAAGCGTCTTCTTCCCCCTGCCCAGGGATTTGCGCGAAGCGGCGCTGTCCTGA
- a CDS encoding D-cysteine desulfhydrase gives MMNISRFPRIRLGHLPTPLEPMKNLSQKLGGPRIWIKRDDCTGLSTGGNKTRKLEFLMADALAQGADVVITQGATQSNHARQTAAAACKLSMQCHILLEDRTGRNDADYVLNGNVLLDRLHGATVARRPGGADMAAEMEKLADQLRADGHKPYVIPGGGSNPVGALGYVNCALELLVQLNDMGIAPTHVVHGTGSAGTQAGLVAGLVAARSGIPVLGIGVRAPRPKQEDMVLSLARRTCDHMGLGDIVASEDVVANCDYVGDGYGIGTPGMVEAVRMVAELEGILLDPVYSGKAMAGLIDLVRRGHFEADSDLVFLHTGGSAALFGYPDAFGLPGYAN, from the coding sequence ATGATGAACATATCCCGCTTTCCCCGAATCCGTCTAGGCCATCTGCCGACACCCCTAGAACCGATGAAGAATCTGAGCCAGAAGCTGGGCGGCCCCCGAATCTGGATCAAACGGGACGATTGCACGGGACTCTCGACCGGCGGCAACAAGACGCGCAAGCTCGAATTCCTGATGGCGGACGCACTGGCCCAGGGCGCCGATGTCGTCATCACCCAGGGCGCCACCCAATCCAACCATGCAAGGCAGACGGCCGCTGCAGCATGCAAATTAAGCATGCAATGCCACATCCTTCTCGAGGATCGCACGGGGCGGAACGACGCCGACTACGTGCTCAACGGCAATGTGCTCCTCGACAGGCTGCACGGGGCGACGGTCGCCCGCCGGCCCGGCGGCGCGGACATGGCGGCCGAGATGGAGAAGCTCGCCGACCAGCTGCGCGCCGACGGGCACAAGCCCTATGTCATCCCGGGCGGCGGTTCCAACCCGGTCGGAGCCCTCGGCTATGTCAATTGCGCGCTGGAGCTGCTGGTGCAGCTCAACGACATGGGCATCGCGCCGACGCATGTCGTCCACGGCACCGGCAGCGCCGGCACGCAGGCCGGCCTCGTCGCCGGCCTCGTCGCCGCGCGTTCCGGCATTCCCGTGCTCGGCATCGGCGTCAGGGCGCCCAGGCCGAAGCAGGAGGACATGGTGCTGTCCCTCGCCCGGCGGACCTGCGACCATATGGGGCTCGGCGATATCGTCGCAAGCGAGGATGTCGTCGCCAATTGCGACTATGTCGGCGACGGCTACGGCATCGGCACGCCCGGCATGGTCGAGGCCGTGCGCATGGTCGCCGAGCTCGAAGGCATCCTGCTCGACCCGGTCTATTCCGGCAAGGCGATGGCAGGCCTGATCGACCTCGTCCGCCGCGGCCATTTCGAGGCCGACAGCGACCTCGTCTTCCTCCACACCGGCGGCTCGGCGGCCCTGTTCGGCTATCCCGACGCCTTCGGCCTGCCGGGCTATGCGAACTGA
- a CDS encoding LysR family transcriptional regulator — MDLGWLEDYLVLRELGSFTAAAERRNLSQPAFSRRIQALEAWLGVTLVDRSCRPHRFTPVALENDLDLHRFLNQIYDLRSQLRGEQARASRLRVAVQHSLSISLFPRLVESLRHNGFQPAYHLYCGDRSQCIDMMLRNEVDLLICHETDRTPAQIPSATAVRLIAGQDAMILVGLPDSAAFAAGAPAEGRKLALLTYPQSSFFGSVIWEQAMPRLTGRFEVETMCISAFSSALRAMVLAGLGMAWLPRSLVGADIRSGVLAAFDPDGLQHPLDIAIYAHRPRGSDQDVALWQHLAQIDLAALMH, encoded by the coding sequence ATGGATCTGGGCTGGCTTGAGGACTACCTCGTGCTGCGGGAACTCGGCAGCTTCACGGCCGCCGCCGAGCGGCGCAATCTGAGCCAGCCGGCCTTTTCGAGGCGCATCCAGGCGCTGGAGGCCTGGCTCGGCGTGACGCTGGTGGATCGCAGCTGCAGGCCGCACCGCTTCACGCCGGTCGCCCTCGAAAACGACCTCGACCTGCACCGTTTCCTCAACCAGATCTACGATCTGCGCAGCCAGCTGAGGGGCGAGCAGGCGCGGGCCTCCCGGCTTCGCGTCGCCGTGCAGCATTCGCTGTCGATCTCGCTGTTTCCCCGCCTGGTCGAGAGCCTCCGGCACAATGGCTTCCAGCCGGCCTATCACCTCTATTGCGGCGACCGTTCGCAATGCATCGACATGATGCTCCGCAACGAGGTCGACCTCCTCATCTGCCACGAGACCGATCGGACGCCGGCGCAGATCCCCTCGGCCACGGCCGTGCGGCTGATCGCGGGGCAGGACGCGATGATCCTCGTCGGCCTGCCGGACAGCGCCGCCTTCGCGGCCGGGGCGCCGGCGGAGGGCCGCAAGCTCGCCCTTCTCACCTATCCCCAGTCGAGCTTCTTCGGGTCCGTGATCTGGGAGCAGGCCATGCCCCGGCTGACCGGCCGTTTCGAAGTCGAGACGATGTGCATCAGCGCCTTCAGCAGCGCGCTGCGCGCCATGGTGCTGGCGGGCCTGGGCATGGCCTGGCTGCCGAGGAGCCTCGTCGGGGCGGACATCCGGTCCGGCGTGCTGGCGGCATTCGATCCGGACGGGCTGCAGCATCCGCTGGACATCGCCATCTATGCCCATCGCCCGCGGGGGAGCGACCAGGACGTCGCCCTCTGGCAGCATCTGGCGCAGATCGATCTCGCCGCCCTGATGCATTGA
- a CDS encoding aspartate/glutamate racemase family protein, which produces MNDRTGDRAMRNDAQDGPPGQSGMRPADGGEGWAVIRGRAPEVLVGVLGGMGPAATLDFLDKLIAATPAERDQDHIPVTVWSNPRIPNRNRALLEPGSPSPGPDLQYGVRQLEAQGASFIAIACNTAHHWHAEMQAAVSIPILHIADIAVAALREAGHLPGTAVGLMCSDGTLASGYYDTRLAEAGFAVIRPTDDMQRRMMTAIYAVKVADLTLAGRLSRELAKEFAAAGAGVLLLACTELPVALANDLCGLPSCIDATLCLARACVARAAALASEPYPET; this is translated from the coding sequence ATGAACGACAGGACAGGGGACAGGGCGATGCGCAACGATGCACAGGATGGACCACCCGGGCAGAGCGGTATGCGGCCGGCCGACGGCGGCGAAGGCTGGGCCGTCATCCGGGGCAGGGCGCCCGAGGTGCTCGTCGGCGTTCTCGGCGGCATGGGCCCGGCGGCGACGCTGGATTTCCTCGACAAGCTGATCGCCGCGACGCCGGCGGAGCGCGACCAGGACCATATCCCGGTGACGGTCTGGTCGAATCCACGCATCCCGAACCGCAACCGGGCGCTGCTCGAGCCTGGCAGCCCCTCGCCGGGGCCGGATCTGCAATATGGCGTGCGGCAGCTTGAAGCACAGGGCGCAAGCTTCATCGCCATCGCCTGCAACACGGCGCATCACTGGCATGCGGAAATGCAAGCCGCGGTCTCGATCCCGATCCTGCATATCGCCGACATCGCCGTCGCGGCGCTGAGGGAAGCCGGCCATCTCCCGGGCACGGCGGTCGGCCTGATGTGCAGCGACGGAACCCTTGCCTCGGGCTATTACGACACACGGCTGGCCGAAGCCGGGTTCGCGGTGATTCGCCCCACGGACGACATGCAGCGGCGGATGATGACGGCGATCTATGCCGTGAAGGTCGCCGATCTCACGCTGGCGGGCCGTCTCAGCCGGGAGCTCGCCAAGGAATTCGCGGCGGCGGGCGCGGGCGTCCTGCTGCTCGCCTGCACCGAGCTGCCGGTCGCCCTCGCCAACGATCTCTGCGGCCTGCCGTCTTGCATCGATGCCACGCTCTGCCTGGCGCGAGCCTGCGTCGCCCGGGCCGCGGCGCTCGCCTCCGAGCCCTATCCCGAAACCTAG
- the rnhA gene encoding ribonuclease HI: protein MTVKRVTLYTDGACSGNPGPGGWGAILMFGDHRKDLFGGAPDTTNNRMELQAAIEGLEALTRGCAVDLHTDSQYLRNGITSWIYGWKRNGWRTADKKPVKNEDLWRRLDTALERHEVAWHWVKGHAGHPLNEEADRLARQGMAPFLREKRAARTVAF from the coding sequence ATGACCGTGAAGCGGGTGACGCTTTATACCGACGGCGCCTGCTCGGGCAATCCCGGGCCCGGCGGCTGGGGGGCGATCCTGATGTTCGGCGACCATCGCAAGGACCTCTTCGGCGGCGCGCCGGACACCACCAACAACCGCATGGAGCTGCAGGCGGCGATCGAGGGGCTCGAGGCCCTCACGCGCGGCTGCGCGGTCGACCTCCACACCGACAGCCAATATCTGCGCAACGGCATCACCAGCTGGATCTACGGCTGGAAGCGCAACGGATGGCGGACGGCGGACAAGAAGCCGGTGAAGAACGAGGACCTGTGGCGGCGGCTGGACACGGCGCTGGAGCGCCATGAGGTCGCCTGGCACTGGGTCAAGGGCCATGCCGGGCATCCGCTCAACGAGGAGGCGGACAGGCTCGCCCGGCAGGGCATGGCGCCGTTTCTCAGGGAGAAGCGGGCGGCGAGGACCGTGGCGTTCTGA
- a CDS encoding ABC transporter permease, with protein sequence MSETRAIPTSPARNGSGVADGIEKESFWLRRQKLVVGSLSMVALLVVWELVARLAIDDPAILPAPSLVLSVCLQHLTLPYPAQNSTLPEHTLYSIVRILIGFVAGSIAGIAIGAAMSAIKWVRYAIDPVIELMRPLPPLAFIPLLVVWFGIGEVPKMVLIFIGVVPIMIIATLAGLDGVPKQLLDAAASLGASPRYAMVHVRIRAALVPIVTGMRVAVGVSWTSIVAAEMIAADHGIGYVILEAGNYLDTALVFSAIIIIGIVGLVMDRALRLILRKLDPTQ encoded by the coding sequence ATGTCTGAGACACGCGCCATCCCGACATCGCCTGCCCGGAACGGCTCCGGGGTCGCCGATGGCATCGAGAAGGAGAGCTTCTGGCTCCGGCGCCAGAAACTCGTCGTCGGCAGCCTGTCGATGGTCGCCCTGCTCGTCGTCTGGGAACTCGTCGCCCGCCTGGCGATCGACGACCCTGCGATCCTGCCGGCTCCCTCGCTCGTCCTCTCGGTCTGCCTGCAGCACCTGACGCTGCCCTATCCCGCCCAGAACTCGACGCTGCCGGAGCACACGCTCTACAGCATCGTGCGCATCCTCATCGGCTTCGTGGCCGGCAGCATCGCCGGCATCGCCATCGGCGCGGCGATGTCCGCCATCAAATGGGTGCGCTACGCCATCGACCCGGTCATCGAACTGATGCGTCCCCTGCCGCCGCTCGCCTTCATCCCGCTGCTGGTGGTGTGGTTCGGCATCGGCGAGGTGCCCAAGATGGTGCTGATCTTCATCGGCGTGGTGCCGATCATGATCATCGCCACGCTGGCGGGGCTCGACGGCGTGCCCAAGCAGCTTCTCGACGCCGCCGCCTCGCTCGGCGCCTCGCCGCGCTATGCGATGGTCCATGTGAGGATCCGTGCCGCCCTGGTGCCGATCGTCACCGGCATGCGCGTTGCCGTCGGCGTGTCGTGGACCAGCATCGTGGCGGCCGAGATGATCGCCGCCGACCACGGCATCGGTTACGTCATCCTCGAGGCCGGAAACTACCTGGATACCGCCCTCGTCTTCTCCGCCATCATCATCATCGGGATTGTCGGCCTCGTCATGGACCGGGCCTTGCGGCTGATCCTGAGGAAACTCGACCCGACCCAATAA
- a CDS encoding ABC transporter permease: MSTVTASSPEKERGLLARIVATPSAGPLLVLVVFCIIFSLINDRFLAEQNLSLILQQTVVVGTLAIGQTLIILTAGIDLAVGAICVLGTIIAGKLADGGYDPVLSMAVAVVLCTASGAVAGGLISGLRLPPFIVTLGTLGIITAALRLISAGGAFPVDDDFLGWTGNGDAYFGFVVTYGVLGMLVLYGAIWYLLNQTKWGRHVYAIGNNPEAARLVGIPVRRHLLSVYVLAGFIYGVAAWLALGRIPNADPNALQTANLDSITAVVIGGTSLFGGRGGLVGTLIGALIVGVLRNGLTLAGIDPLWQDLITGILVIAAVAFDQLSRGRR, encoded by the coding sequence ATGAGTACAGTGACCGCTTCATCGCCCGAAAAGGAGCGCGGCCTTCTCGCGCGTATCGTCGCGACGCCCTCCGCCGGTCCTCTCCTGGTGCTGGTGGTCTTCTGCATCATCTTTTCGTTGATCAACGACCGCTTCCTCGCCGAGCAGAATCTCTCGCTGATCCTGCAGCAGACCGTCGTCGTCGGCACGCTCGCCATCGGCCAGACGCTGATCATCCTCACCGCGGGGATCGATCTCGCCGTCGGCGCGATCTGCGTCCTCGGCACCATCATCGCCGGCAAGCTGGCCGATGGCGGTTATGATCCGGTGCTGTCCATGGCGGTCGCGGTCGTGCTGTGCACGGCTTCGGGCGCGGTGGCCGGCGGGCTGATCAGCGGCCTCAGGCTGCCGCCCTTCATCGTGACGCTGGGCACGCTGGGCATCATCACCGCGGCTCTCCGGCTCATCTCCGCGGGCGGCGCCTTTCCTGTCGACGACGATTTCCTCGGCTGGACCGGCAATGGCGACGCCTATTTCGGTTTCGTCGTGACCTACGGCGTCCTCGGCATGCTCGTGCTGTATGGCGCCATCTGGTACCTGCTGAACCAGACGAAATGGGGTCGGCACGTCTACGCCATCGGCAACAATCCGGAAGCCGCGCGGCTCGTCGGCATCCCCGTGCGGCGCCACCTGCTCTCGGTCTACGTGCTCGCGGGATTCATCTACGGCGTCGCCGCCTGGCTGGCGCTGGGACGCATCCCCAATGCCGATCCCAACGCGCTGCAGACCGCCAATCTCGATTCGATCACGGCCGTCGTTATCGGCGGCACCAGTCTTTTCGGCGGCCGCGGCGGGCTCGTCGGCACGCTGATCGGCGCCCTGATCGTCGGCGTGCTGCGCAACGGCCTGACGCTCGCCGGCATCGATCCGCTATGGCAGGACCTGATCACGGGCATCCTGGTGATCGCCGCGGTCGCCTTCGACCAGCTTTCGCGCGGGAGGCGCTGA
- a CDS encoding ABC transporter substrate-binding protein, with amino-acid sequence MTNAKTTKRRRAPRRTTGLAAAALGLAALAATATAGMAADAPDLVVTYWQQSTPSPETILATQPELQKTIPANLTYHAITSGPAALAAMKAGSYDFVGGVGNPPVLAAIANRTDMKIVWAQYYDFAGLAVRSDIAVPDGLVGKQVGEQIGSSEAFSFYGWLKNRNLLGKVKLVNLTPPAMMAAYKSGAIAGGWVSQPWPSEMAADKGKLVATSADMAKEGYPGVNVVVAKASLVKAHPEIVQAYVCAMQKTADMVAGPGSTDVLNKAGAYSGGEPNSDDVIKLGKAWPYWPIADQTGPNGMGTVADPGSGLVAKVLYQTGQWMKEQGTIANPPDEKAIAAAIDPTFAQGVVDGHCK; translated from the coding sequence ATGACGAACGCAAAGACGACGAAACGCAGGCGCGCCCCGCGCCGGACGACGGGCCTCGCCGCAGCGGCCCTCGGCCTCGCCGCCCTGGCCGCGACGGCGACTGCCGGCATGGCCGCCGATGCGCCCGACCTGGTGGTCACCTATTGGCAGCAGTCGACGCCCTCGCCCGAGACCATCCTGGCGACCCAGCCGGAACTGCAGAAGACGATACCCGCCAACCTCACTTATCACGCCATCACCAGCGGCCCGGCCGCCCTCGCGGCGATGAAGGCCGGTTCCTACGACTTCGTCGGCGGCGTCGGCAACCCGCCGGTGCTGGCGGCGATCGCCAACCGCACCGACATGAAGATCGTATGGGCGCAATATTACGACTTCGCCGGCCTCGCCGTCCGCAGCGACATCGCCGTGCCCGACGGTCTCGTCGGCAAGCAGGTCGGCGAGCAGATCGGCTCGTCCGAAGCCTTCTCCTTCTATGGCTGGCTGAAGAACCGCAACCTGCTCGGCAAGGTCAAGCTCGTCAACCTCACGCCGCCGGCGATGATGGCGGCCTATAAGAGCGGCGCGATCGCGGGCGGCTGGGTCAGCCAGCCCTGGCCGAGCGAGATGGCCGCCGACAAGGGCAAGCTCGTCGCCACCAGCGCCGACATGGCCAAGGAAGGCTATCCCGGCGTCAATGTGGTCGTGGCGAAGGCCAGCCTCGTCAAGGCGCATCCCGAGATCGTGCAGGCCTATGTCTGCGCCATGCAGAAGACCGCGGACATGGTGGCCGGCCCCGGTTCCACCGACGTGCTGAACAAGGCGGGCGCCTATAGCGGCGGCGAGCCGAACTCCGACGACGTCATCAAGCTGGGCAAGGCCTGGCCCTATTGGCCGATCGCCGACCAGACCGGACCGAACGGCATGGGCACGGTCGCCGATCCCGGCAGCGGTCTCGTCGCCAAGGTGCTCTACCAGACCGGGCAATGGATGAAGGAACAGGGCACGATCGCCAATCCGCCCGACGAGAAGGCGATCGCCGCGGCCATCGATCCGACCTTCGCCCAAGGCGTCGTCGACGGACACTGCAAATAG
- a CDS encoding peroxiredoxin has product MTIKPGDKLPDVTFRVVTPDAPAAKTTAEIFGGRKVVLFAVPGAFTPTCHRNHLPGFLEHYDEFRAKGVDAVAVTSVNDVFVMQAWAQATGALGKIEFLADGAGEFAKATGMELDRVAAGLGVRSQRYAMLVEDGVVKALNLDDGGKLDISGADTILKAL; this is encoded by the coding sequence GTGACGATCAAGCCCGGCGACAAGCTTCCCGATGTGACTTTCCGAGTCGTGACCCCCGACGCTCCGGCCGCGAAGACGACGGCCGAGATCTTCGGCGGACGCAAGGTCGTGCTGTTCGCGGTTCCCGGCGCCTTCACGCCGACCTGCCACCGCAACCATCTTCCCGGCTTTCTCGAGCATTATGACGAATTCCGCGCCAAGGGCGTCGACGCCGTCGCCGTGACCTCCGTCAACGACGTCTTCGTCATGCAGGCCTGGGCCCAGGCGACCGGCGCGCTCGGCAAGATCGAGTTCCTGGCCGACGGCGCCGGCGAATTCGCCAAGGCGACCGGCATGGAACTCGACCGCGTCGCCGCCGGGCTCGGCGTGCGCTCGCAGCGCTATGCCATGCTGGTCGAGGACGGCGTGGTCAAGGCCCTCAACCTCGACGACGGCGGCAAGCTCGACATTTCCGGTGCCGACACCATCCTGAAGGCGCTGTGA